One stretch of Spirochaeta lutea DNA includes these proteins:
- a CDS encoding ABC transporter permease: protein MIYSKRSVVVEVLLPLTFSLGAAVAVLALGSDEPISALSAFFSGPFRNTYSFGNMLDSASYLILTALGVSIAFASGGFNLGGEGQMYAGAFTGGMILLLLPEVLGGWGVLLGIGAAAIVGGVLAALSSWFKRSLGVSELISSYLVSLGIIPVIDGLLSGPLRDPSKNLLSAPSIARAFHLPRILPPSSLNIGIFLALGVALSVWFFLHGSKRGYEFRVAGGGSVVARLAGIATGLYGFWGFTVSGVLHGFAGGLAVAGTYHAAMAGVTSGMGWNGIAAALIGRNHPLGVILGALFFAYLQAAARSAMLVSDFSTELSGIVQALIFLLITLDYTTRRRRGGIHG from the coding sequence ATGATCTATTCAAAACGCTCCGTAGTTGTGGAAGTTTTGTTGCCCCTGACATTTTCTTTGGGAGCGGCGGTAGCGGTGTTAGCCCTAGGAAGCGATGAACCCATCTCTGCGCTATCAGCGTTCTTTTCAGGGCCTTTTCGGAACACCTACAGCTTTGGCAATATGCTGGATTCCGCATCCTACCTGATACTCACCGCCCTTGGAGTGAGCATTGCCTTTGCAAGCGGCGGTTTTAACCTTGGCGGCGAGGGCCAAATGTACGCTGGTGCATTTACTGGAGGGATGATTCTCCTCCTTCTGCCGGAGGTTTTGGGCGGCTGGGGTGTCCTCCTGGGAATCGGTGCCGCAGCCATCGTTGGAGGTGTTCTGGCTGCCCTATCTTCATGGTTCAAACGAAGTCTCGGGGTTTCCGAGCTGATCTCCAGCTACCTGGTTTCCCTTGGTATCATTCCAGTCATTGACGGATTACTCTCAGGACCCTTGCGTGATCCAAGTAAAAACCTACTTTCTGCTCCCAGTATAGCCCGGGCCTTTCATCTGCCCCGTATTCTGCCGCCCTCCAGCCTCAATATTGGAATCTTCCTTGCCTTGGGAGTAGCTCTCTCGGTCTGGTTCTTCCTCCACGGCAGCAAACGGGGGTATGAATTTCGGGTCGCAGGGGGTGGATCGGTGGTTGCACGATTAGCGGGCATTGCCACAGGGTTGTACGGCTTTTGGGGATTCACTGTCAGCGGCGTACTCCATGGATTTGCCGGGGGGTTGGCAGTAGCCGGAACCTACCATGCCGCCATGGCCGGGGTGACCAGCGGTATGGGCTGGAACGGTATCGCTGCCGCCCTGATTGGCAGAAACCATCCCCTCGGCGTTATTCTTGGCGCCTTGTTTTTCGCCTATCTTCAAGCCGCAGCTAGGTCTGCCATGCTGGTAAGCGATTTTTCCACCGAATTATCCGGGATTGTGCAGGCACTGATTTTCCTTCTGATCACCCTGGACTACACAACCCGGAGACGTAGGGGAGGCATTCATGGATAG
- a CDS encoding sigma-54 interaction domain-containing protein, with translation MDETAKNDERYQKKIDELSLLFSISQLLDQSMDIKQVIYPVLKEVGDRFDMNRGTITLLDRKTGDIFIEAAYGLSESEMVKGHYKLGEGITGKVIQSGQTKIIEKISDSPEFLNRTGARQGSKDRDFSFICVPIKLGNEVIGAFSVDTPPSEMSVLHDKARLLSIVTSMIAQAVKIRQSFLEEKRLLQEENSRLQDELKERFRPSNIIGNSKAMQNVFDMIAYVSKSDATVLIRGESGTGKELVAHAIHYNSHRSAKPFIKVNCAALPETVIESELFGHEKGAFTSAVSSRKGRFELANGGTIFLDEIGDLSPTTQVKLLRVLQEKEFERVGGNDTIRTNVRVIAATNRNLEELMESNTFREDLYYRLNVFPIHLPPLRERKSDILLLADKFIEKYSDQNIKMVRRISTPAIELLMNYHWPGNVRELENCVERAVLLTTDEVIHSHHLPPSLQSAESTGTRLHESLDEALSNLEKELLKDALKSAKGNMAKAARILDLTERKMGLRVKKYDIDPRTYRS, from the coding sequence CGGGGGACTATAACCCTTCTTGATCGTAAAACTGGTGATATTTTTATTGAAGCCGCCTACGGATTGAGTGAGTCCGAAATGGTTAAGGGTCACTATAAACTCGGCGAGGGCATCACAGGGAAGGTCATTCAATCCGGCCAAACCAAGATTATAGAGAAAATAAGTGACAGCCCGGAGTTCCTGAACCGTACGGGTGCCAGGCAGGGATCAAAGGACCGAGATTTCTCCTTTATTTGTGTGCCGATAAAGCTCGGGAACGAGGTTATCGGCGCATTTTCGGTTGATACCCCTCCATCGGAGATGAGTGTTCTCCATGACAAGGCCCGGCTGCTCTCTATCGTCACCTCGATGATTGCCCAGGCCGTTAAAATTAGGCAGAGCTTCTTGGAGGAAAAACGCCTGCTCCAGGAAGAAAACTCCAGACTGCAGGACGAACTTAAGGAACGCTTCCGGCCCAGCAATATCATCGGAAACTCCAAGGCAATGCAAAACGTATTCGATATGATCGCCTACGTTTCTAAAAGTGATGCAACGGTTCTTATTCGGGGTGAAAGCGGCACCGGCAAAGAGTTGGTTGCCCATGCCATCCACTATAACAGTCATAGATCCGCCAAGCCCTTCATCAAGGTAAACTGTGCGGCGCTACCCGAAACCGTTATCGAGAGTGAGCTCTTCGGCCACGAAAAGGGTGCTTTTACCAGCGCGGTTTCTTCCAGGAAAGGACGCTTTGAGCTCGCCAACGGCGGCACGATTTTTCTAGACGAGATAGGTGATTTATCTCCCACTACCCAGGTTAAACTATTGCGGGTGCTCCAGGAAAAGGAGTTCGAGCGGGTCGGCGGGAATGATACCATCCGCACGAACGTGCGAGTGATTGCAGCCACCAATCGCAACCTGGAAGAGCTGATGGAGTCCAATACCTTCCGGGAAGATCTCTACTACCGTCTGAACGTGTTTCCAATTCACCTTCCACCCCTCCGGGAACGCAAGAGCGATATTCTACTTCTGGCGGATAAATTCATCGAGAAGTACTCGGATCAAAATATTAAAATGGTGCGGCGCATCTCCACCCCAGCGATAGAGCTTCTCATGAATTACCATTGGCCGGGAAACGTACGGGAATTAGAAAACTGTGTGGAACGGGCGGTCCTGCTCACCACCGATGAGGTCATACACTCCCATCACCTTCCGCCCAGCCTTCAATCCGCTGAGAGTACGGGAACCCGTCTGCATGAAAGCCTGGATGAGGCCCTATCCAACCTTGAAAAAGAGCTGCTCAAGGATGCCCTTAAATCAGCGAAAGGGAATATGGCAAAAGCCGCCAGAATTCTCGATCTAACAGAACGAAAAATGGGATTGCGGGTTAAAAAATACGATATTGATCCCCGAACCTACCGATCCTAG
- the argH gene encoding argininosuccinate lyase, producing the protein MAKLWQKGFSINALLESFTVGLDYQLDGQLVKADCMGSIAHSRGLSKAGLLTRDEQASLEALLREIAGMADTSQGFPIRREDEDCHTAIEAYLTEKLGQTGKKIHLGRSRNDQVLTMLRLFGKERLIDLRSALLSAASAILHIAQEHEFTPMPGRTHMQVAMPSTIGLWAGAFVQQLLDDYSLLQTAWHLNDQSPLGAAASYGVPLPLDREFTAKAMGFSRVQRNVLAANNGRGKVESIILDALDQVCISLSKIAQDLILFSLPEFGYFSLPDELTSGSSIMPQKKNPDGLELLRARAGSVSGWATQVKNVIRSLPSGYNRDFQDTKEPFLRGTSTALECLQITRLTMEKLTVHPEALKLGFSPDIYATDDAISLVEQGLSFRDAYRQVGMNIEQVQNRNPDDLLHRRQSTGYAGNLGLSSYRETIQGYSDELRAHETVHRGAVRDCLGVEMKLA; encoded by the coding sequence ATGGCAAAACTATGGCAGAAGGGGTTTTCAATAAATGCCCTACTAGAATCGTTTACCGTTGGTTTGGATTATCAACTTGACGGACAGCTGGTCAAGGCCGATTGTATGGGAAGCATTGCTCATTCCAGGGGTTTATCCAAAGCAGGGCTTCTTACCCGGGATGAACAGGCCTCTTTGGAGGCCCTGTTGCGGGAGATAGCGGGTATGGCCGATACATCCCAGGGATTTCCCATCCGCCGTGAGGACGAGGATTGTCACACCGCAATAGAAGCCTATTTAACAGAAAAGCTTGGGCAGACGGGGAAAAAGATTCATCTCGGCAGAAGTAGAAACGATCAGGTTCTGACAATGCTGCGGTTGTTCGGTAAGGAACGTCTCATTGATCTCCGGTCCGCCCTTCTATCTGCTGCTAGCGCCATTCTTCACATTGCCCAGGAGCACGAATTCACCCCCATGCCGGGGAGAACCCATATGCAGGTAGCGATGCCTTCTACTATAGGACTTTGGGCTGGGGCTTTCGTTCAGCAGCTTCTGGATGATTATAGTCTGTTACAAACAGCGTGGCATCTCAATGACCAAAGTCCCCTCGGAGCGGCGGCAAGTTACGGAGTACCCCTTCCCCTGGACCGTGAATTCACTGCTAAAGCTATGGGTTTTTCCCGAGTACAACGGAATGTTCTCGCGGCAAATAATGGCCGGGGTAAGGTGGAGTCAATTATTCTTGATGCCCTGGACCAGGTTTGTATCAGCCTAAGCAAGATCGCCCAGGATCTTATTCTGTTTTCCCTTCCGGAGTTTGGATATTTCAGTCTTCCGGATGAGCTCACCTCCGGGTCCAGCATTATGCCCCAAAAAAAGAACCCCGATGGTTTGGAACTGCTCCGGGCTAGAGCCGGGAGCGTATCGGGATGGGCAACCCAGGTTAAAAACGTGATACGGAGTCTACCGAGTGGTTATAATAGAGACTTCCAAGACACGAAAGAACCCTTCCTACGCGGTACCTCCACCGCTCTTGAGTGTCTGCAGATTACAAGGCTTACCATGGAGAAACTAACGGTACATCCTGAGGCATTAAAATTGGGCTTCAGCCCGGATATATACGCCACGGATGACGCGATTTCGTTAGTTGAACAGGGGTTGAGTTTTCGGGACGCTTATCGCCAGGTCGGAATGAATATAGAACAGGTCCAGAATCGGAATCCCGATGATCTACTCCATCGGAGGCAGAGCACAGGGTATGCCGGAAACCTCGGGCTTTCCAGCTACCGGGAGACGATCCAAGGCTACTCCGATGAGCTTCGGGCCCATGAAACGGTACACCGTGGTGCGGTTAGGGATTGTCTCGGAGTTGAAATGAAATTGGCCTGA
- a CDS encoding ATP-binding cassette domain-containing protein: protein MQESALDIDNLWAVYPGAENPVLRGINLEVKKGEIFAIIGENGAGKSSLARMLLGELHILQGAWSSPVPFELVPQHPSGFRTITVAELLTMKGARPQELPVQLEGISPRACLSDLNLSQLHMVYLFASVAALYSGNGVLFLDESTAPLSPREVQWHYDLLSFFTQRGGSVLIVGHRLEEIRSHCHRLGIMQNGVFTETIETLSQITSTDLTEKMFTHTTLDELIPSFNPPSRDRPVQERNAPKTPIISLESISISPGGIEQTNETGLEDISLDLLSGEILVILGLKDQGIELLEEVLCGLREPDSGRLRFPTDNTFPSKGFLPSRGFGFLPHDRLKRGIVGGMQVWENRILHRRGSLALKDWFFPRSYLDSTQEVDYPGDFNQSVGTLSGGMIQRLLIQRETDAAQQGMILSEPSWGLDPRYRTSLYNHLNQSVQNGTGILLLTSDIDEALILAHRLVVIYGGRIVKNFGSSLPSRNLGIEAMMGLV from the coding sequence ATGCAGGAGAGTGCGCTAGACATCGATAATCTCTGGGCGGTATATCCGGGTGCAGAGAACCCGGTACTCCGTGGGATAAATCTCGAGGTGAAAAAAGGGGAGATCTTCGCCATCATCGGGGAGAACGGAGCAGGGAAATCCAGTCTCGCAAGAATGCTGCTGGGGGAACTCCATATTCTTCAGGGGGCTTGGTCTTCTCCGGTGCCCTTTGAGCTTGTGCCTCAGCATCCCAGCGGCTTTCGAACCATTACCGTCGCCGAACTGCTAACCATGAAGGGAGCCAGACCCCAGGAACTGCCCGTTCAGCTTGAAGGGATATCTCCGAGGGCTTGCCTTTCGGATTTGAACCTCAGCCAGTTGCATATGGTCTACCTGTTTGCCTCCGTTGCTGCTCTCTATTCGGGAAATGGTGTCCTGTTTTTAGATGAAAGCACCGCCCCCCTATCGCCCCGAGAGGTTCAATGGCATTACGATTTACTTTCCTTTTTTACCCAGCGCGGGGGAAGTGTTTTGATCGTCGGGCACCGACTCGAGGAGATACGGTCCCATTGCCACCGATTGGGGATCATGCAAAATGGTGTATTCACCGAAACTATCGAGACATTGTCCCAAATCACAAGCACCGATCTGACTGAAAAAATGTTCACCCACACCACCCTGGACGAGCTCATACCGAGCTTCAATCCACCATCCAGGGATCGTCCAGTTCAGGAAAGGAATGCGCCGAAAACTCCTATTATATCCCTGGAGAGCATCTCCATTAGTCCTGGGGGAATAGAACAAACCAATGAAACCGGCCTAGAGGATATAAGCCTGGACCTTCTCTCGGGAGAGATCTTGGTAATTCTCGGACTGAAAGATCAGGGTATAGAACTGCTAGAAGAGGTGTTATGCGGTCTACGTGAACCTGATTCCGGAAGACTGCGGTTTCCTACTGATAATACCTTCCCTTCCAAGGGATTTCTTCCATCCCGAGGCTTTGGGTTTCTCCCCCACGATCGGTTAAAACGGGGGATCGTGGGAGGAATGCAGGTCTGGGAGAATCGTATTCTTCACCGGAGGGGCAGTCTTGCTCTCAAAGACTGGTTCTTCCCCAGGTCCTATCTTGATTCCACTCAGGAAGTCGATTATCCGGGAGATTTTAATCAGTCGGTTGGCACCCTATCAGGGGGTATGATCCAACGGTTGCTTATTCAGCGAGAAACCGATGCCGCACAACAAGGAATGATACTGTCCGAGCCCTCCTGGGGACTTGATCCTCGCTACCGTACGAGTCTATATAACCACCTGAACCAATCCGTACAAAATGGTACGGGTATCCTGCTGCTCACCAGTGATATTGACGAGGCTTTGATTCTCGCCCACCGGCTGGTTGTTATCTACGGAGGCCGAATTGTGAAGAACTTTGGCTCATCCCTCCCAAGCCGTAATCTCGGAATTGAAGCTATGATGGGGTTGGTATGA
- a CDS encoding ammonium transporter, with translation MKGKRIASLVLAVIALLVSGGTIVAQDTLSSETIQAAFDMIWLVLAASLVFFMQAGFAMVEIGLTRAKNSGNIIMKNLMDFSVGAIAYWAVGWALMYGETLGGFVGSSAWFLSYPAGTDMSPLYRDWIFQVVFAATAATIVSGSMAERTKFTAYLAYSVFISGLIYPVAGHWTWGGGWLAELGFHDFAGSTIVHSVGGWAALAGAIVLGPRAGKYVKVNGKTISKAIPGHNLPLAALGVFILWFGWFGFNAGSTLSGTDMTIGHVATTTTLAAAAGAVAAMVISWIWFGKADVSMSLNGALAGLVGITAGTWVVNPLGSVIIGLVAGVLVVLSVEFIDKVLHIDDPVGAISVHGVNGLWGTLAVGLFADGVNDPSIVGLFYGGGFGQLGTQFIGALSYAGWTLVTAFILFLVIKKTIGIRVNEKEEREGLDLSEHATDSYSGFQIFSNL, from the coding sequence ATGAAGGGAAAGCGTATTGCATCCCTGGTACTGGCGGTCATCGCCCTTCTGGTTAGCGGTGGTACCATCGTAGCACAGGACACTCTATCGAGTGAGACTATTCAGGCAGCCTTTGACATGATCTGGCTGGTATTAGCCGCATCTCTGGTCTTCTTTATGCAGGCCGGTTTTGCCATGGTGGAAATCGGACTTACCCGGGCAAAGAACTCGGGTAACATCATCATGAAGAACCTGATGGACTTCTCTGTGGGCGCCATCGCCTATTGGGCCGTAGGTTGGGCACTGATGTACGGTGAAACCTTAGGTGGATTTGTTGGATCCAGCGCATGGTTCCTTAGTTACCCAGCTGGAACCGATATGAGTCCCCTGTATCGGGATTGGATCTTCCAGGTGGTATTCGCCGCAACGGCAGCAACCATTGTCTCGGGATCCATGGCGGAACGAACTAAGTTTACAGCCTATCTCGCCTATTCGGTATTTATTTCCGGACTAATCTATCCCGTGGCAGGTCACTGGACATGGGGCGGCGGCTGGCTTGCAGAACTCGGATTTCATGACTTCGCGGGTTCTACCATCGTTCACTCCGTAGGTGGATGGGCAGCATTAGCAGGCGCTATAGTCCTGGGTCCTCGGGCAGGAAAGTATGTAAAGGTGAACGGGAAGACTATTTCGAAGGCAATTCCCGGACATAATTTACCATTAGCCGCCTTGGGGGTATTTATCCTGTGGTTCGGCTGGTTCGGATTCAACGCTGGGTCTACCCTGTCAGGTACTGACATGACCATAGGCCATGTTGCTACCACCACTACGTTAGCGGCAGCCGCAGGAGCCGTTGCAGCCATGGTCATCAGCTGGATTTGGTTTGGTAAGGCTGATGTATCCATGAGTTTGAACGGTGCGCTAGCCGGGCTCGTAGGTATAACAGCGGGTACCTGGGTTGTGAATCCCCTGGGTTCAGTAATCATCGGTCTGGTAGCGGGTGTACTGGTAGTCCTGAGTGTAGAGTTCATCGATAAGGTCCTTCACATTGATGATCCAGTGGGTGCTATTTCAGTTCACGGAGTAAATGGATTGTGGGGAACCTTGGCTGTTGGATTGTTTGCCGACGGGGTCAACGACCCCAGTATCGTCGGACTCTTCTATGGCGGCGGTTTTGGACAGCTCGGTACCCAGTTCATTGGTGCACTGAGCTATGCGGGATGGACCTTGGTCACGGCATTCATCCTATTCCTGGTGATCAAGAAGACCATCGGTATTCGGGTAAACGAGAAGGAAGAACGGGAAGGCTTAGATCTCTCTGAGCACGCCACGGATTCCTACTCTGGATTCCAGATTTTCAGTAACCTGTAA
- a CDS encoding P-II family nitrogen regulator, whose translation MKLVVAYIQPHKLHSVKEELFNAKIYKMSVTNALGCGQQKGYTEAYRGVAFEVNLLKKVRIEIAVNEEFVKPTIDAIIRGARTGEIGDGKILVLPLENVVRIRSGETGSDAIG comes from the coding sequence ATGAAATTAGTTGTTGCATATATTCAGCCTCACAAGCTGCATTCGGTTAAAGAGGAGTTGTTCAACGCGAAGATTTACAAGATGAGCGTGACAAATGCCCTTGGGTGCGGCCAACAAAAGGGGTACACCGAAGCCTATCGGGGTGTTGCCTTTGAGGTGAATCTATTGAAGAAAGTTCGCATTGAAATTGCAGTGAACGAAGAGTTTGTTAAGCCCACCATTGATGCAATTATCCGTGGAGCTCGAACCGGAGAGATCGGGGACGGAAAAATCCTCGTACTCCCTTTGGAGAATGTTGTAAGGATCCGAAGCGGAGAAACCGGATCGGACGCCATTGGGTGA
- a CDS encoding BMP family ABC transporter substrate-binding protein, with translation MKHNSTKALFGVLFFFFPVVAILAGGLNEPKGSTSGSFQIGVFVPGVVEGSPTYEMMVNGVTRAKERAEQEGYSVSLKVFEAGFNQAEWTASLTAMVATGSYDLIVTSNPSLPDIVREIRKSFPEQHFLLLDGYLASDSRVKSIYFNQYEQAYIAGYLAGLVTQPDSGLSGSNAQKRIGLLAGQEYPVMDQQIRPGYLAGAQAVDPDITLDFRVLGNWYDAGKANDLVSSMFRNGVDTVLTIAGGGNQGTISAAQSNNGYVIWYDSPGYSYAPGIIVGSTLVRQEESTYEATLQAITGALDYGNPEILGVQEGAIGFHISQEYIEALPESLRDEFERFLTAIQDGTTTIPSPRLF, from the coding sequence ATGAAACACAACAGTACCAAGGCACTCTTCGGAGTTTTGTTTTTCTTTTTTCCAGTAGTAGCCATCCTTGCGGGAGGTCTGAATGAACCCAAGGGATCCACAAGCGGAAGTTTTCAGATCGGGGTTTTTGTCCCCGGGGTGGTAGAGGGCAGCCCTACCTATGAGATGATGGTCAATGGGGTGACCCGGGCGAAGGAAAGAGCCGAGCAGGAAGGATATTCAGTCTCCCTGAAGGTCTTCGAAGCGGGTTTTAACCAGGCTGAGTGGACGGCGAGTCTAACCGCAATGGTAGCCACGGGAAGCTACGATCTCATCGTCACCAGCAATCCTTCCCTGCCTGATATTGTGCGTGAAATACGGAAGAGCTTTCCTGAGCAGCATTTTCTGCTATTAGATGGGTATCTTGCATCAGATTCCCGGGTTAAATCGATCTACTTCAACCAGTACGAGCAGGCATACATTGCCGGTTACCTTGCTGGTTTAGTTACCCAACCGGATTCCGGTCTCTCAGGGAGTAATGCACAAAAACGAATCGGTTTACTTGCCGGCCAGGAGTATCCGGTAATGGACCAGCAGATTCGTCCCGGGTACCTAGCGGGAGCACAGGCTGTCGATCCGGACATTACCTTAGATTTCCGGGTCTTGGGAAATTGGTATGATGCCGGAAAAGCTAATGATCTGGTGTCCTCAATGTTCCGCAACGGGGTTGATACGGTCCTTACCATTGCCGGCGGAGGAAATCAGGGAACAATATCTGCAGCCCAATCCAATAATGGGTATGTTATCTGGTATGATAGCCCTGGATATTCCTATGCACCTGGAATCATCGTCGGGAGCACCCTTGTCCGTCAGGAAGAAAGCACCTATGAGGCTACCCTTCAGGCCATTACCGGCGCCCTGGATTACGGCAATCCGGAGATACTGGGTGTGCAGGAGGGCGCCATCGGGTTCCACATAAGCCAGGAATACATTGAGGCGCTCCCTGAATCTCTACGCGATGAGTTCGAGAGATTCTTAACGGCTATACAGGACGGTACGACAACGATTCCGAGCCCGCGGTTATTTTAG
- a CDS encoding xylulokinase — protein sequence MNTRPHLLVADIGTSSLKAGIIDRTGNLIWSYRHPLLTHETQLRQWDPQIWSDGLKAVGSCLPAEPIDGIVFSGNGPTLVPLDANRRPTAPVLLWIDGNSHWKPSTDSFYLPKTAWFQAASPEAFRKTRRFLSCPEYLSFLLTGEEASISPQPEFDRFLWDQDQIRVYGLSPELFPTILRPGSCIGVVTDQASSEFGLPRGVRVFAGGSDFMMSLIGTGCIEPGMTCDRAGTSEGINYCSPGVVENSQVRCLPHAIPGLYNVAGILSSTGRIFEWFRRFSGQSARSYEEMIKDIEAVQDWSDQPFFYPAVHEGERFDFNHASFTNLSPVHGSAEMGRAVVEAIGFTIRQVKQILHDVGCSVDTLRVCGGQAKNLRWNQMKANMINSVIEIPKIQDAELLGCAIEGFIGLKEFHSYREAVDELVKIEYVIKPQSSWVPRYEQRFEQYELGFRSIAEGR from the coding sequence ATGAATACTCGACCCCATCTATTGGTTGCAGATATCGGTACCTCAAGCCTCAAAGCTGGAATTATTGACCGTACAGGCAATCTAATTTGGAGCTATCGTCATCCATTGTTGACTCATGAAACCCAGCTTCGCCAATGGGACCCCCAGATTTGGAGTGACGGATTAAAGGCTGTGGGATCCTGTCTTCCCGCCGAACCCATTGACGGTATTGTCTTCAGCGGTAACGGTCCTACCCTTGTCCCCCTGGATGCAAACCGCCGACCGACTGCACCGGTTTTGTTATGGATTGATGGCAATTCCCACTGGAAACCGTCTACTGATAGTTTTTATCTTCCCAAGACAGCTTGGTTTCAGGCAGCATCACCCGAGGCATTCCGGAAGACCCGGAGGTTTCTTTCTTGCCCCGAATATCTGAGTTTCTTGCTGACTGGTGAGGAGGCAAGTATAAGCCCCCAACCGGAATTTGATCGATTTCTATGGGACCAGGACCAGATTAGGGTCTATGGTTTGAGTCCAGAACTTTTCCCGACCATTCTTCGGCCTGGCAGCTGTATCGGGGTTGTCACAGACCAAGCCTCCTCGGAATTCGGATTACCCCGGGGTGTGCGTGTCTTTGCAGGCGGATCCGATTTCATGATGAGTTTAATTGGAACCGGCTGTATCGAACCGGGCATGACCTGCGATCGGGCTGGAACCAGCGAAGGCATAAACTATTGTTCCCCAGGTGTGGTAGAGAATAGCCAGGTACGGTGTTTACCCCATGCCATTCCGGGGTTATATAACGTGGCAGGAATTCTGTCGAGTACCGGTCGCATCTTTGAATGGTTTAGGAGGTTCAGCGGTCAATCCGCACGGAGCTATGAAGAGATGATCAAGGATATTGAGGCGGTTCAGGACTGGAGCGATCAGCCCTTCTTTTACCCCGCTGTTCATGAGGGTGAACGGTTTGATTTTAACCATGCAAGCTTTACGAATCTAAGTCCTGTGCATGGCAGCGCCGAGATGGGTAGAGCGGTGGTGGAGGCAATCGGATTTACCATCCGCCAGGTGAAGCAGATATTGCATGATGTGGGCTGTTCAGTGGATACCCTTCGGGTATGCGGAGGGCAGGCTAAGAATCTTCGTTGGAACCAAATGAAGGCTAACATGATCAACTCTGTCATAGAAATCCCAAAAATCCAGGATGCTGAGTTGCTTGGGTGTGCTATAGAGGGATTCATCGGGCTTAAGGAGTTTCACTCCTACCGCGAGGCTGTGGATGAATTGGTTAAGATCGAGTATGTAATAAAGCCCCAATCCTCCTGGGTCCCACGATATGAACAACGATTTGAACAGTATGAACTGGGATTCAGATCTATCGCAGAGGGCAGGTAA
- a CDS encoding ABC transporter permease: MDSTLGELLYSAAPIIFAGLGALVSQLAGVLNIGMEGILLFGAFSSISAVILTTQPIIGILAGAIAGTLAALVISWAHVNRGGNIFIAGLAINLSAWGLIPVLSSMIFGVKGVLGLEQQIGFRVPTQPWVVLLALLAIVLVVLLRQWLKHTRYGIKFRMIHEDALGAREMGITVSRIQRAALMLSGALGGIAGSFIALRLGAFVPNMSAGRGWIALVVVFLGSSSPAGVLVGSLIFVLAELIAGEIQSLSSLPGIFVGLPYLLTFVILVIWNLSVAPAIKSYKQRKPAP; the protein is encoded by the coding sequence ATGGATAGTACTCTGGGAGAACTCCTGTATTCGGCTGCGCCGATCATATTTGCGGGGCTTGGTGCCCTGGTTTCCCAGTTGGCAGGGGTTCTTAATATCGGAATGGAGGGGATTCTGCTCTTTGGTGCCTTCTCTTCAATTTCTGCAGTCATCCTTACTACCCAGCCGATCATCGGGATTCTTGCCGGAGCGATTGCCGGTACCCTTGCAGCCTTGGTTATTAGCTGGGCTCATGTCAATCGCGGCGGAAATATCTTCATTGCGGGTCTTGCGATAAATCTATCGGCATGGGGTTTAATCCCGGTGCTCAGTAGTATGATCTTTGGGGTAAAGGGTGTCCTCGGATTAGAGCAACAGATCGGGTTCCGGGTTCCTACCCAACCATGGGTAGTTCTTCTGGCACTCCTGGCTATTGTCTTGGTCGTTCTCTTAAGACAATGGCTCAAGCATACACGCTACGGAATAAAATTTCGGATGATTCATGAAGATGCTTTGGGAGCCCGTGAAATGGGGATAACGGTGTCCCGTATACAGAGGGCAGCCCTGATGTTGTCAGGGGCACTCGGTGGAATAGCAGGTAGTTTTATCGCATTACGGTTAGGCGCCTTCGTCCCCAATATGAGCGCAGGCCGGGGCTGGATTGCCCTGGTCGTTGTATTCCTCGGTTCCTCGTCACCCGCCGGCGTTCTCGTCGGCTCTCTAATCTTTGTACTCGCAGAGTTAATTGCCGGAGAGATCCAAAGCCTTAGCAGTCTGCCCGGGATCTTTGTGGGCCTACCCTACCTCCTAACCTTTGTTATTCTGGTAATTTGGAATCTGTCAGTCGCGCCCGCAATCAAGTCATATAAACAAAGAAAACCCGCACCTTAA